In Gemmata obscuriglobus, a single genomic region encodes these proteins:
- a CDS encoding AAA family ATPase yields MSITVTEKDLPADLSPPQAVEAAYSQEMAEVASKLVRGLPTLIECDKELAPYLFMNVRDRLRQAKLQCIYLDGRQRDPQQGAMPMGLIGTMIGQLRDAVRGATERRVVVLPHLDLLTTSQGGLTSEAREVIPLLYENPELVWLGFKDPSFSLPKVIENLFPHWLSILGIARNRLRHLITQKESRKFGKDFSPWQLYKYVSGVNAVRLRRLLSTLEGEDYPADPKRAYAQVRQSTLSGNMEIPSVDLDKDIGGYKKVKAKLKSEILDTLSKRDRATDAEEIARLEELIPRGMIFWGPPGTGKTYFAKAIAASIGAAITIVSGPELKSKWVGESEENLRQIFHRARQSAPSIIVFDEIDSFATARGTYTGSGVEHSMVNQLLTEMDGFHKDELVFVVGTTNFVESLDPALLRPGRFEFHIHIPYPDDDDRRAIFEIYNKKMRLNFNDEALEYAITRTGNRYMTPTGTAFSGDHLNALCRSVARLRLREGITGETTPKLIEKAITEFDEKVEVHEKDLPVVATHEAGHFLVSIFCPHHQPPEKVTIQSDMPWAPFFTQFKQEKNRIGMSRNEMLDQLAVLYGGIEAERLLIGDVSTGASGMGAPGSDLSRASLIAEYMVQVCGMSNLAAPLRSFRDEKGDRAVLSGSMAEAIDRQVNTIIVEAQAKAAAILTKHKADLIKLRDELTEKKTIEGDRTKAIIEELRTKYPKDVGAPGPEVKLAGGAGTATATESANGNGTAAEKKPAKKKDGE; encoded by the coding sequence ATGAGCATCACCGTCACGGAAAAGGACCTGCCCGCCGACCTCTCGCCGCCGCAGGCGGTGGAGGCGGCGTACAGCCAGGAAATGGCCGAGGTGGCCAGCAAACTCGTCCGCGGGCTGCCCACGCTCATCGAGTGCGACAAGGAACTCGCGCCGTACCTGTTCATGAACGTGCGCGACCGGCTGCGGCAGGCCAAGCTCCAGTGCATCTACTTGGACGGCCGGCAGCGCGACCCGCAACAGGGCGCGATGCCGATGGGCCTCATCGGCACCATGATCGGGCAGCTCCGCGACGCCGTCCGCGGCGCCACCGAGCGGCGCGTCGTCGTGCTCCCGCACCTCGACCTCCTCACCACCAGCCAGGGCGGGCTCACCAGCGAGGCGCGGGAGGTGATCCCGCTGCTGTACGAGAACCCCGAACTGGTGTGGCTCGGGTTCAAGGACCCGTCGTTCTCGCTGCCCAAGGTGATCGAGAACCTGTTCCCGCACTGGCTCAGCATCCTGGGCATCGCGCGGAACCGGCTGCGGCACCTCATCACGCAGAAGGAGAGCCGGAAGTTCGGCAAGGACTTCTCGCCCTGGCAGCTCTACAAGTACGTGTCCGGGGTGAACGCCGTGCGCCTCCGGCGCCTGCTCTCCACCCTCGAAGGCGAGGACTACCCGGCCGACCCGAAGCGGGCCTACGCGCAGGTGCGGCAGTCCACGCTCAGCGGGAACATGGAGATCCCGTCCGTCGACCTGGACAAGGACATCGGCGGGTACAAGAAGGTCAAGGCGAAGCTCAAGAGCGAGATCCTCGACACGCTGTCGAAGCGCGACCGCGCGACCGACGCCGAGGAGATCGCGCGGCTCGAAGAGCTGATCCCGCGCGGGATGATCTTCTGGGGGCCGCCCGGTACCGGCAAGACCTACTTCGCCAAGGCGATCGCCGCCAGCATCGGGGCCGCCATCACCATCGTCAGCGGCCCCGAGCTGAAATCGAAGTGGGTCGGCGAGTCGGAAGAGAACCTGCGGCAGATCTTCCACCGGGCGCGCCAGAGCGCGCCGTCGATCATCGTGTTCGACGAAATCGACTCGTTCGCCACGGCCCGCGGCACGTACACCGGCAGCGGCGTCGAGCACTCGATGGTGAACCAGTTGCTCACCGAGATGGACGGGTTCCACAAGGACGAACTCGTCTTCGTGGTCGGCACGACCAACTTCGTGGAGTCGCTCGACCCCGCCCTCTTGCGCCCGGGCCGGTTCGAGTTCCACATCCACATCCCGTACCCGGACGACGACGACCGCCGGGCGATCTTCGAGATCTACAACAAGAAGATGCGCCTCAACTTCAACGACGAGGCGCTCGAGTACGCGATCACCCGGACCGGCAACCGGTACATGACCCCCACCGGCACGGCGTTCAGCGGCGACCACCTGAACGCGCTGTGCCGCTCCGTCGCCCGCTTGCGGCTCCGCGAGGGGATCACGGGCGAGACGACGCCGAAGCTGATCGAGAAGGCGATCACCGAGTTCGACGAGAAGGTGGAGGTTCACGAGAAGGACCTGCCGGTCGTGGCGACGCACGAGGCGGGCCACTTCCTCGTGTCCATCTTCTGCCCGCACCACCAGCCGCCGGAGAAGGTGACGATCCAGAGCGACATGCCGTGGGCGCCGTTCTTCACCCAGTTCAAGCAGGAGAAGAACCGTATCGGCATGAGCCGCAACGAGATGCTCGACCAGCTCGCGGTGCTCTACGGCGGGATCGAGGCCGAGCGGCTGCTGATCGGCGACGTCTCCACCGGGGCCAGCGGGATGGGCGCGCCGGGGTCGGACCTGTCGCGGGCGTCGCTCATCGCCGAGTACATGGTGCAGGTCTGCGGGATGTCGAACCTCGCGGCCCCGCTCCGCTCGTTCCGCGACGAGAAGGGCGACCGGGCGGTGCTGTCCGGGTCGATGGCCGAGGCGATCGACCGGCAGGTCAACACGATCATCGTGGAGGCCCAGGCGAAGGCCGCCGCGATCCTCACGAAGCACAAGGCCGACCTCATCAAGCTCCGCGACGAGCTGACGGAGAAGAAGACGATCGAGGGCGACCGCACGAAGGCGATTATTGAGGAGCTGCGCACGAAGTACCCGAAGGACGTGGGCGCGCCGGGGCCGGAGGTGAAGCTCGCCGGCGGCGCGGGCACCGCCACCGCCACCGAAAGCGCGAACGGGAACGGCACCGCAGCCGAGAAGAAGCCCGCGAAGAAGAAGGACGGCGAGTAG
- a CDS encoding 4Fe-4S single cluster domain-containing protein: MDAPTATELTMQIAQIVPSTEAEGPGKRFALWFQGCPLRCPGCCNPEYLPFKGGATRTFGEVVAELRRARDEEGVEGITLMGGEPTAHAPAAAALARAARDLGLTVMTFTGFTVEELRAKADPAVLELIALTDILVDGPYVREQPDTERRWIGSTNQRIHFLTARYSHDEQWRKRNTLEIRVVGREITVNGFPAANAVGLWKGWRRKKPLPVAQPETSANAQGTDTK; encoded by the coding sequence ATGGACGCTCCGACGGCCACCGAACTGACCATGCAGATCGCGCAGATCGTGCCCAGCACCGAGGCCGAAGGCCCCGGGAAGCGGTTCGCGCTGTGGTTCCAGGGTTGCCCGCTCCGGTGCCCCGGCTGCTGCAATCCCGAATACCTGCCCTTCAAAGGCGGCGCGACCCGCACGTTCGGCGAAGTGGTTGCGGAGTTACGCCGCGCCCGGGACGAAGAGGGGGTGGAGGGGATCACGCTCATGGGCGGCGAGCCCACGGCACACGCGCCGGCCGCGGCGGCGCTGGCCCGGGCCGCCCGTGACCTCGGCCTCACCGTGATGACCTTCACTGGGTTCACGGTCGAGGAACTCCGGGCGAAGGCCGACCCGGCGGTGCTGGAACTGATCGCGCTGACGGACATCCTGGTGGACGGGCCGTACGTCCGCGAGCAGCCGGACACCGAGCGCCGCTGGATCGGGTCCACCAACCAGCGCATCCACTTCCTGACCGCTCGCTACTCCCACGACGAGCAGTGGCGGAAGAGGAACACGCTGGAGATCCGCGTCGTCGGGCGCGAGATCACGGTGAATGGCTTTCCAGCGGCCAATGCTGTAGGCTTGTGGAAGGGCTGGAGGCGCAAAAAGCCGCTCCCGGTGGCCCAGCCCGAGACGAGTGCGAACGCGCAAGGGACCGACACGAAATGA
- the rtcA gene encoding RNA 3'-terminal phosphate cyclase — MIEIDGSEGEGGGQILRSSLALSVLTGRPFKLTNIRANRSKPGLQPQHVMCVKAAGAVSGAQYKGAANGSSVLYFEPGAVKAGRYTFTIGTAGATALVLHTVYLPLALRGDKPSEVTVTGGTHNAHAPCYHFLETTWAAYLARLGIKVELELVRPGFYPRGGGEIRAVIHPCSRVNGLSLLTCPELTTAGGFSAYADLPESVGKKQARRLSVRLKSEGVESHLPVEQWEAASPGSVAAVIFRQAPVPPLFFGLGERGKPAESVADDAADEAIAFRDAKCPVDPHSADQLLLPLALSGDASEYRTSEVTRHLTTNVETVRKFVDRTITIEHGDAKSGIVRIAARV; from the coding sequence ATGATCGAAATCGACGGCTCGGAGGGCGAAGGCGGGGGGCAAATCCTCCGCTCGTCGCTGGCGCTGTCCGTACTCACGGGGCGGCCGTTCAAGCTGACCAACATCCGCGCGAACCGGAGCAAGCCGGGGCTCCAGCCGCAACACGTTATGTGCGTGAAGGCCGCGGGCGCCGTTTCGGGCGCGCAGTATAAGGGCGCGGCGAACGGCTCGTCGGTACTGTACTTCGAACCCGGAGCCGTAAAGGCCGGCCGTTACACCTTCACCATCGGCACCGCCGGCGCCACGGCCCTCGTGCTGCACACGGTTTACCTGCCGCTCGCGCTGCGGGGCGATAAGCCGTCCGAGGTCACCGTCACCGGCGGCACGCACAACGCGCACGCCCCGTGCTACCACTTCCTCGAAACCACCTGGGCCGCGTACCTCGCGCGGCTGGGCATCAAGGTCGAGTTGGAGCTGGTGCGCCCCGGCTTCTACCCGCGCGGCGGGGGCGAAATTCGCGCCGTCATTCACCCGTGCTCGCGCGTCAACGGGCTGTCGCTGCTGACGTGTCCGGAACTGACCACGGCCGGCGGGTTCAGCGCGTACGCCGATCTTCCCGAATCGGTCGGTAAGAAACAGGCGCGGCGGTTAAGTGTGAGGCTCAAATCGGAGGGGGTGGAGTCGCACCTTCCCGTTGAGCAGTGGGAAGCGGCCTCGCCCGGCAGCGTCGCGGCGGTCATCTTCCGGCAGGCACCGGTTCCGCCGCTGTTCTTCGGACTGGGGGAGCGCGGCAAGCCGGCGGAAAGCGTCGCCGACGATGCCGCGGACGAGGCCATCGCGTTCCGCGACGCGAAGTGCCCGGTCGACCCGCACTCGGCCGACCAACTGCTCCTCCCGCTGGCGCTCAGCGGCGACGCCAGCGAGTACCGCACGTCCGAAGTGACCCGGCACCTCACAACCAACGTGGAAACCGTGCGGAAGTTCGTGGATCGTACCATCACAATTGAGCACGGTGACGCCAAATCGGGGATCGTCCGCATCGCCGCGCGGGTATAA